Part of the Zingiber officinale cultivar Zhangliang chromosome 6A, Zo_v1.1, whole genome shotgun sequence genome, CGACACAACTCCTTtagataaactaatccctaaggATAAGAGTCTTAAGGTCAAGGTGAAGACTAGGCCTTCTTTTCTTAAGATGATATTGCTCCACCCAGGTGTTTATGGTTTATGACAATCGTCTTCGAAAATACAATGACTTGCATCTCAAAATATGAACACTTTAAATTTCAAGCCCTGTCGAACTTTTGAAGTCTTGAAACTCTTAAGAGAGTGAGAGGGAAAAGAACTCAAGAAGAAAATTCACAACTTAAGAATTAAAGTGAGTTGAGTAAAAGGAATGAGGTTTGTTTTATAGGGATAAAGGGTTACTCCCAAAAGGTGAAAAGTTTTTTCTAAGAGATTaatactaatggctagtagtcgttcatgatttacttcctatatattgacctagagacgaATTGATAAGGACGAATAAATCACCCTTTTACTACTTGAATCTATTATAATCAACTGATATATTTCAATCGACTAAATAAATTCCAGTCTATCAGTTTGGCTGCAGAAGCAAGTTTATTCATCAATGAATACTTTCGTAATTGGTTAAAGACCTATTTAGCTGACTTGAATACAATAAAAATTATCatatttctcaataatttttaattaattggacTGGACGTGAAATTTCTACTGCAGAGCTACACTACAATAGTAAAAAATGGGACGGACTTCTCAAATCTCACCCAAACATATTACAATTgaagagtttaaaaaatttataacacTAAATCGTCTATCAAAATCAATCATCTTGAAAATTAATCAGAGTTGGATAGGTAGATAACCACCTTCCTATTTACAAGTGAAACGCTGAGGACGAGAATCCTAACTTACCTCAAGATAAGTCAAAATATCAATTGCCACCCGAACATCTATTTATTAGTTGAGCAAACCTTTATCTAACTAGACAATAACACAAAATTACAATCTCCCTTATACTCTCAACTTACCTTTTAAATTTCGATGTCATTAATGATCCTCGTCCATAAGTCTATCTCAATGTTTCTCGCCTTCAAATCTATTTCGCTGAGATTTTCCAAAgcaatatgaatttttttttagtcTCCAGAATATTACCTCAAtgctatattaaaaatataaaaatttatcattctttctgcAAAAAAAATACTTCCCTATaatttctttttgatcctacattaTTAACTTGTTCACATTTTTAATTAATGGTCTCACTCatattgttaattttaaaataaaaaagaagattTAAAATTCCACTATCGTTTTTAAATTGCAAATCTTAAACTTTGCATCTATATTCTTCAACTTTTTCATTTCACAAATCTCTTTAAAAACCGAGATACCCTAAGTCATCAAACCAACGACCCTTTCCAAGGCAATAGAGGAGAAGACTACACTCAGCATTCCAAATTCAGAATTCATGTCAAGATTGCCAAATCTAGGAGAGGCTAGTGATCAAGTTCGGAAACAAAGAGAATCCAGTGAGATTCAAAATTGGGAAAGGGTGGAATGATGGCCTTTCCAAATTAGGATAGGGCGCCGGGAAGATCTGAATAGGAGGAAGAAGGGAGGGGGaaacatgaaaataaaatttaggGTTAAAATATTTCCCCAATTTAGTACCTCCAAATCCTCCTGAATTGAGGTAAATCTAATTGGTCCAATTGGATCCCGAATAAAAATCCAATGATACCAATGTACAATTTCCCATAGGGTGAGTTCGATTACCAACTCAATTGTTCTAAAACAATCTGAATTAAGCATCAaaatagaattgttcttatcGATAAACAACGTCAACAAACTCAACAAGAATATACAGATTTTACAAACAAAAAAAGAGACTTACTGAAACCAAATGAGCGAATACACTCGATCATTAATCTACCATTGACTTCAGGTATTTGATTAACATAAGATAGGATAGAACAGAATAGAACAGAGCAGAGGAAAGCGAAGGAAGAAAGCTACAAACTCCGCTATTACCGATATATAAAGGGAGAAAAAGGGCAAAAttgttaaggaaaaaaaaaagctaCTGTTGGTTATGTTCAACAAGTTCCAGGCGGCGACAGGACGAGATCCGCCGCTCGAGCGTCGGCGTCCCACCCTCTGACTCTGAGGTCGCATAGCGCCCTTGCAGCCGCCTGCACGGCGTGGCCCGACACCGGGACCGGCTCCAGCCCCAGCGTGAGCTCCAGGCTCATCACTCCCTCATCCGCTTCCACCTCCGTCCCAGGCTCGCCTTGGCTCACGTGCGACGCCGCCGACGACatcgtctcctcctcctcctcctcctcttcatctCCGAGGCTAATGGCGAACTCCACTGGCGGCGCGGCCGGCCCTTTGGCGGGCTTGGCGACGCCGGGGCGCTTGAAGCGAGAGCGCGGCTTGTTGACTTTGTGCAGCCCAGCGTCGGCAGGCTTGGAGACGTGGCGGATGTCGCAAACGGAGGCCTTGAAGGGCGGCGCGGGGGCGGCGGCCGCAGTATCGCAGGGCATCTGCGAGACGGGGGAACCCTTGAGCACGGCCTCCACGGCGGCCTGGGTCAGGTTCCAACTTCCGGACCACAGCAGACCGACGGAGCCGTAAACCGGGTTCACGATCCGGCCGCAGGCCTCGTAAAGCAGAGACCGGAACACGGCTGCCCGAAACGAAACAAAGCCAATTAAGTACGATTCCATCAAAAAAATGCAAATCAATCAGATCGACCGGTACGGAGAAGAGACAGACCGGGGCGGAGGTGGTCGGGGGCGGCGGTGACGAGGTTCATGAGGCCGGCGCGGCCGTAGAACTTGGCGAGGAAGACGGTGGCGTTGGCCTGCGCCTCGGGGGACTTGATCCACTGGAGGCAGGGGCGGATGGGGCAGGTGTCGTTGCAGCCCTTCCGGAGAACTCGGCAGCCATTGCAGCTCATCCTCATGGCGGATCAAAAGGAGGCAGCAGCAAATTCAAGAACGAAATGGGATGGAAATTCAACGGGGAAAGAAAGGAGGAGCGGGGTGGGGTGAGTgtggaggagagagagagagagggaggggtATTTTAAGCGGGTGGGAGTCCGGAGCGGGGGGAAGGATAGCGATAAGCGAGCCGTGGGTTTGGCCTGTGGTTTCCAGGGAGGGGAGGAAAGCGGGTTTAGCTagattttatttaatataaatagtTTTTTTGCGCTTTTTTAAAATTGGTATTGGCAGTCCACGTCGGTAAGAACTCAAAATCAGAATTATGGAAGCCCAAGGACGGCGGATTTGTGACGAGACGATGAATTTggaagataaatttatttttgttatttattGTTCGTGGAATGGAATTACGAAAACAGAATGGAAAGGACGCTCCTGGTTTTGTGGAAAAAGCGGTGGTTTCTTGGTACGGAGGGACCCCACCCCATGGGCTCCACCACCACAAACCGATGCTTACCCATAGACTTGACTAGGTGTGGTATGGTCCCTCTTGATTATCATCGTACGGACCCACCCGACCCACAGATTTCGGAACTCTATTCCTTCCAATTTTTTTCTGCCGtcagttaaatttagattttaagcTTGGTTTTTAGATAAGAATATGAATACAATGAGTTGTCCTAAAAGAATCTGCCCATGGTAAACACCTCCTGCACCATttttccagctccatgtttcttcacCTTCACAGTAGATTTGTGTCTATCCACAAATCTATTTTACAAGTTAGGtggaaataatatatattttttaaaaaaaaaacgattAGAATGGAGAAAAAGAGTGGCTGTCAATATATTAATGAGCAAaaatggaaaaataaataaaaaataaaaaacttaccaaagatttaggtaaaaataaaaaggaagcttcaaattttataaatcatcaaaaaaaaaaacatctttcATAATTTTATCCCAAAATACTCCTTATAAGAtgtatcaaaatattatttaccaattaagtcaaaattatttaaacttcatccaactatttttacttactataacCCTGATCCCTAAATTCATCCTAAATCTCACTTTAAAATAGTTGTACAAGAGTTTCTAAAATTTATCTTTAATGGCTagtgaaaaattttataaaatgataACGACTATTGATAATAGTCGATTCAACAAATTGAATATCtacattaaaaaaaacatttgatGGATGGTAGAATTGTAGAAAAAAGGTGGAATATGTCGCTCCACTCAATCGGCCTCACAACTATATGTGAGGAGGTAATATGAAAAACTATAGTTAACTATACTGTTCATTTAGTTTTATCGATTCCTACTTATTATAAGAAGATCGGCCCGTAATATCCTACTCAATCCTGTTTGGGGGCTTGATGGATGGTAGAATGATTTGATGGATGGTAGAATGATGATAGTGCAGAAAATAATAAGAAGGGAACAAGAGGACAACAAAGAATGATACATCATGAAACTTGCATGATTTATATTGGATCGGTGCAAGACATTTGTAGGTGGTAGAATAATTAATTACCCAACCACCTGTTGCCCTTTCAAAGGTTTTCCTCGCATAGCATGTTTAAATATGTAACATGCAAGTTTTTCCTGTGGGCATTTTTTTTCCTCTAATATTTCTTATTCTATGGTTTCTTAAATGATCCTCCAACTGTCTTTTAACCGTGACCATAAGATTAAAAGACTACTTCATGCCTATGAAGATTAAAAGGCAGCTAAGGAGGGAAACATCATTTATCCTTATATGaaatatagaagaaaaaaaaatcctaatgtAAATAACGATAGGCGATAAGCGCGGTCAGTGACCGTCTATCCTCTCTGTCGTTTAGAcggt contains:
- the LOC121997261 gene encoding LOB domain-containing protein 40-like; its protein translation is MRMSCNGCRVLRKGCNDTCPIRPCLQWIKSPEAQANATVFLAKFYGRAGLMNLVTAAPDHLRPAVFRSLLYEACGRIVNPVYGSVGLLWSGSWNLTQAAVEAVLKGSPVSQMPCDTAAAAPAPPFKASVCDIRHVSKPADAGLHKVNKPRSRFKRPGVAKPAKGPAAPPVEFAISLGDEEEEEEEETMSSAASHVSQGEPGTEVEADEGVMSLELTLGLEPVPVSGHAVQAAARALCDLRVRGWDADARAADLVLSPPGTC